The window AATGTGGCAGGTGTAGCACAAgcttgaaatattttttgttgCACCTACTGCAACAAGCATTGGTTTTCCTGATGACTTCTGTTGGCAGTGAACTTGAAGGGTCCCTGAACTTCTTTCTGCACCACTGCAAAAGGTTGCAATAGTAATGCATAAGCAAATTCTCATATATGTTTCAAGCAATATAATTTTCAGTGCATCCAAATCCTAGAATGGATCTGAATGAACAAGAGCTTCCAAAAATGCAATGAAGAGAGTAAATTAAATAGGGAGATTGTAGCTTCAGACTCAAACTAAATAGTAACTGCATATATCAAATTTAATAATCTTTAATATCAAAAATGTTGGTCTGAAGTGGAAAACTAATATATTTGTGGCATGATTCTAGATTGTTTTACATTTTTATTGTCAAATTACAATTTTTATTATGAATTAGCACGTGGTGTACCACCAAGGCACATGTGTCCAAGTAAGAGCAAATGATTCTTGGTATTGTATAGACGTAGGCAATTAGAAATAAGAGCTTTAACTTACAAGTGCACTAGAATTTTAAAAGATGGCATGGCTGTGAGGACAATTTTAACTCTTGTCAGTGTGAAATAGTTTGTTTTATGTTCATATTAATTGACACTTTGGTCAACCTAAAAGATGATTTCTCCAAGCCAACACTGACAAACAGATGTAATTCATATCCCTCTGGAGCACAGCTGCCTGTCAGATATCTGCTTGTGGTTAGActtctccagggctgctgcagtggTATGGCTCATCACAGCTAAAGTTGCTGCCTCTCAAGAATTCACTTTCTAATACAAACATACTGATGTGAAAGAATTCAGTCTACTGATTGCCTCATGTAAAAGTAATAATACATGTATTATTTTTAGAAATGTTGCTGCATATATGTAATATTTTCAAATTGATTTTTAATAAGTTGTGCAGACTCTGGAGGTAATTAAAAGTAtaggatttaaaaagaaaataaactgttGCCTCCTGGTGGTTGAATACATCAGCAGAGGTGCCAAGTACTAGTCACCAAGCAAatgaaataatttggaaaaagatACTAGAAACCTAATTTTTGATGAGGATGGCATAATCTTTAACTGTAGAAACACTTCTCCCATCTATGGGATTAAATAGGGAGCATTTGGTGCTAccagtgctgctggtgctttCTCTAGCATCCCTGCTTAGCTGACCAGGAGGGGAGTTCTGCTCTTTGTGTAGCAGCTGCAAGACTTTTCACTCTTGCAGAGCTCTCCCCCAGGTTTCAGCATTGTGTTTTAATGGCAGTGAAGACTTTCTGGTTGCAAGACTATGGAGCTGctatgaaaataaaattacatgTGCCTCCATAGTCTAGCAGAGAGCTCATAGGAATTCACTGGGTCCCAAAGATGGATGGTGGAGAATGTCAtctcttgtttttgttttgtactgGGAACAGATTTTGAATGACAACTGATGACAAATAATTACAGCCCCATCAGGTTATCCCCTTTTTAGTATAACTCATTTTTGTGCCGTTACACCTGACAATGACTCGAGTTCAAGTGTTTGGTGCCATATTTCCTCACATTTCTTGtattttggggggggattttttcCCTCTAGGATCTTATAGTTGATCAGACGATAGAGAAGGTTTCTTTCTGCGCACCAGACAGGAACTTTGACCGGGCGTTCTCGTACATCTGCCGAGATGGCACCACGAGGCGCTGGATCTGCCACTGCTTCATGGCTGTGAAGGACACGGTGAGTTCAGCATGGTCTGTgggcagctctcccagctcttAGCTAGAAATAAAGGGCAGGAAATGTGACTACCTGGGATAGTGCAGTATGTTGTGACTCCAACTGAGATATTACTTAGTCCTCgtaaattattttaattctaaTTCCCTGCATCTGGAATATTTGCCATCCCTCTGTCGTGCCATCTTATGGAGAGAAATGCTGCTCAGCCTGTGTGTAAAAGGAGAGCATGTGTGTAAAAGGAGAGCAGTCAGCCTCAGATAATCTCCAGCAGAAGGGAACTACTCTTCTAAGAATAGACAGAAAATTTTCTCATTTGAAAATGTTTACAGCCAAAAACTGAAACAGCAATGACAGTTTGTTCCAGGATAAAATCATAGTGAGTAAATACAGACTGGTTGTGAATGCAGTGTCTTGTACATGAGTGTTATCTTGAATGAAAAGTCATCTGAATGTTAAGAGATGAAGCTAAACTGAATTAAATTAGCATTCTATTTCCTTCTGAGTGACAACAATATTTTGAGTAGGTTTAAAATCAGTTTCTTGCTGTGTAGACTTAGATAAGTTATTTAACTCCctgatttttcttctctctgctgTTTGTTGAACCCTGCCTATATTGTACAAAGTGCTTGAAACCTCATGCAAATTCACTGTGTGAAGTCCCCTGAGCTGCATGTTCAGAGCAATGGTGCTTGATAATTTATCATTTTTCTTTAGACAGTGAAGTTAGAAATTCCCAGTAAAAATTATATTAGAGCTGGAACATTTCTGTTTTCATCTGTGAATAACAGGTCAGTTCACTTACTGATGATGATAGATGAGTTGAGCTACTTGTAGCAATAGTGCCTCTGATTCAACTGTGGCAGCTGtatcagctgggctgctggacttcCTCAGACTTGAATTTCCTTTTTACAGTTATTGGATAGTGGATTCTTTTGACCTGGTGAATAATGGAAGTGCTTTTCATTAGGCACTCCCAAATCTAACATGTGCACTTGGTCAGGACCATTAAGAGGTGTGAGTAGTCGCCACTGTGCTTTTAACTTCCACAGGTGCAAGAGCAGAGTCACCCTGAGCCCTCTGTAAACTTTCTCCAAGAATAGCACTTACCTGTGCTTTAGCACCTGCACCTTAAGATAGCTTCATGAGAGTTTCTGTGTGCACAGATGTATCTAGAGGCAAGGGATAGGTGCGGGCACATTATTGCACTGGCATCTTAGTAGCCAGTTGAACTAAACAGATCGTGCAGCAATCCCATTCATTCCTGGGTGGCCTTCTTGAACGTGGCTTGTGCATTAGTAGCTGGGAGTCTTTGTGTGCCAGGTTTAAGGCCGAAATACAATTACAATAGTTTTCTTTAATGCCTTAATGAATTTGTTCTGTAAAGGCAGGTTTCAGTTGGTGGTGCTTGAAGCACATGTGTGTTTCTGTTCAGTCACTGTGATGCAATGCTGTCTTGTGCAGGGGGAAAGGTTGAGTCACGCCGTGGGCTGTGCATTTGCAGCGTGCCTGGAGCGAAAGCAGAAGCGAGAGAAGGAGTGTGGAGTGACTGCCACCTTTGATGCCAGCAGAACCACATTCACTAGAGAGGGGTCATTCAGGGTCACTACAGCTACTGAACAAGCAGAGAGAGAGGAAATTATGAGACAGATGCCGGATGCTAAAGGTACGGGATGCAATTTAAACAATCATCTGCAGTGAGCAGAGCCAGCACTGAGGCTCTGCGAGGATTGAAGCTGAGCAATGTCCTTACAGCATTCCCTCTCTTGAACCTTAATATGTTCTAATCGTATTCCCAGACCATTGTCAGCTCACAAGATGGAAAATGTTCCCAGATTCACTCAGTATTTTCCCACGTCTTCTAGAAAAGGTGCAGGTGGCTTCATATGTGAAAGCTGCTTCTGCTTTGTTTTGTCAGGCTGCTTTATGGCAGAGAACACGGTAGGTACCAGACTAAAAGTCCTTATTagaaaattgtttaaaaaatacAACAAGCTTGCCAGACAGAAAGTAATCATTTATGCAGTCTAGTCCTTGTGGTAAATTAACCGAAAATGATATGCATTTTTCTTAGAAAAGAATGTATTTTTATCTTGATTTTTAAGGTAGGTTACAGACTCTATGTATACAGCTGTACTGCATGAAGGAAGAACAGATCAATTACAGAGTGCTTtccaaaaaaaatccagaatatCCACTCCCTCCCCATAAAACACACAGGTGTTGGACTATTAATTACATTCAAAATTAGTGACTAACTGATTTGAGAGGAGATAAAATGTTTTGAAATTAGGTGAAAGTAGAACTTCTCACTCAAGTTTTGTTACAAAGCCTGGAGTTCTACAGCTAACAAAAAATTAAGTATTATAAATACTGTTTATAACCTGCTTCACAGTGAAGTCAGACTTTTGTTTCAGAGGATTTCACAGCAAGTTTTATGCTGCCTCTTGATTGTAAAACTTTAATCTTCGTTTTCATCATCCATCTGCTTGTTTCCGTACGTTAGTTTCAGAATGTGCTAAATGAAGCTTAAACACAAGGCCTTTGTTACTTGAGGGCATGAGTCAAAGTCTTGACTCAGTGAAGGTGTGTGAAATCCTTTCCAAGAATTAGAAAAGTTTCACTTGAATGAGCAGCTGCAACTCATGGGTACTGAAGCTGACAAGACAACATAATTAGTTCCTCCTACCATTCCAGCTCCTCAGAAATCTCTAGTCTGACTCCTCTCTTTACCAGACTTTTAGTTATTCTGCTGATGTGTCAAAAAAAAAGGTcattgctttttctaaagtatttGGAAAACAGTATAGGTAAAATAGAGCTCATACCAGGATATTGTCCTTCTGTGTTGATGGAACTGTGTTTGTTGCCCCCAAAGCCAATTCATTTATGAGTGAGAAAGTTTTCCTAGAGGTGGAAAAATCTCCCCATTGCAATTTTAATCATAGGTGTCATGATTTAAACAAATCTTAATCCTACATTTCTGCCATAAGGCCTGTCTGACAGGAGTATTGTGGTGCTGTGCAAAGCCCTGCAAAATGAAGCAGCTGACTTGAAGTTGGAGGATCTTCCACTGCAACTAACTCATGATTGAGTAGTAGCATTGCAGCTAAATTCAGTACAGGAGTGACACAGGAACTCCTTGCAGATGTGTTTGGTGTTAGCAAGGCCTGTCAGCTCAGAGGCTGAATCTGCCTTGCAGCACATTCCCCTCTCCCTGTGATGTATTTCCTGGaggagctgagagctgcagcCCGGCCTGTTAATTGctgtgtctggctgctgctgctaattctgcagggctgggagggtggTTTTTAAAAGAGGGTCCTGGAGCTGCGTTctgttccctgctgctgctgagttgTGCTGCTCACTTAATACACAATATCACAAAGTTGGTGATAATATTTTGTCCATGGTTGTGTATGAGACAAAGTAAAGCTCTCAAATACACAGTATATTTTTCAGTCTTAACCATAAGTGAATTACAAGTATTTCTGGAGCTGGGAtctcagaaagaaatcagaaacaaTACAGATGTAAGGCCATACTTTCTAGGGAGTGGCTTGCCTTAGAAAGCTGTGGGGCTTTGATATGTGTCAGGTGATGTGGTGAAGACAATGGAGGTATACAGAAATTGTGTTTCTGCTGTGCTATTAGAAACTCATTTGCAAGAGTGCTAGTTATGCAAATTCCTGCAATTTCTCTTTTCAAAACAAATGGCAATACGGGTAGGCAGCTGAACAGTACTTTGCTTTACTCTTCTAACCTCCCCCTGTTTCCTCCAGCAGTTGAAACAGAAGTGAAAACAGTAGCACCAGGTGCTGCACCAAACAATACTGCCCCCTCCTCTGGCTCACCGACCTCTCCTACTGCCGAAGTGGCCGCCTCTGTGGATAAAGAAACGAGCAACCCCCACGCGATCCCGCGGCGGCACGCCCCCATCGAGCAGCTCGCCAGGCAGGGCTCGTTCAGGGGCTTCCCCGCCCTGAGCCAGAAGATGTCTCCTTTCAAACGCCAGTTGTCTTTGCGGATAAACGAGCTGCCTTCAACAGTGCAAAGGAAGACTGACTTCCCCATGAAAAACTCAGGTAAAACTAAATGGTTCCAGTGAAACATTGCCTTAAatagtttctttctttcttccttccttctttcctctcccctctcccctctcccctttcccctttcctttcctttcctttcctttcctttcctttcctttcctttcctttcctttcctttcctttcctttcctttcctttcctttcctttcctttcctttcctttcctttcctttcctttcctttcctttcctttcctttcctttcctttcctttccttcccttcccttcccttcccttcccttcccttcccttcccttcccttcccttcccttcccttcccttcccttcccttcccttcccttcccttcccttcccttcccttcccttcccttcccttccctcccctcccctcccctcccctcccctcccctcccctcccctcccctcccctccccttccctcccctttccctttcccttttcctttcctttccttttttctctgtGGTTTCAAGTAACTCCTTATTTTCTGGTAAATCCTTCTTCCTGCCTCGTGTTGATCATTTATCATGAACGAACATCACCATGTCAGAAAATTTCTGCTTTGGGAATAGTCAAGAATTTCAAATGTGGGGTTCACATGCAGAAAACAGTTCTAATTGCTATCTGAAGTATTGGAGCACAGCTTGAGGTGTTCCAGAAATGGGTGTTGGTGAATTAGTAGGTTTGGCTCTTCCCTTTGAGTCACTGAACCAGTTCTTCCACTTACTGTCAGGGCATCCCGAGACACAAATCCCTTCAAGGCCTTAATCACTTGTCTTGGGATCATGTGATGCTCTTCTGTAGTCTGTCCTTCTGTCTGTCTGAATTCTTTTTGAGAGCAGTGAAATTGCTCTTCACATTTCATTAAGAGAATCTACCTGTTTAGGTGGTACAGCTGGCTGTATCAGTATTACGTGATACAGTTTTCACATGATGATAGTGGGGTTTTCTAAAAGTCATCCTAACATAAACTCCTCGGGTGCTCTTTATGTTGCATAATGTCCTTGAGTTCCCTGAGCTAGGTGTTATCCTTTGGGCCAGCTGTACTCTCAGTTGGCAACAGAGCTGGTTTTAGGGTTCTAAGCTTTGAAGTAAAAGTTAGTGTGGCAAAGACAAACGCAACAAAAATCCTTAGTCTGACTTCTTTCATAATCCTTGTTTAGTGACCTGTGCTTTAAGACCAGCACTGAGCCAATCAGTTTTACAGCAGTAGTGCACTGCTCAGTAGTGATAGTCACTGAGCACACACCACAATCCCAATTTTTCATGATTCAGAACATTTCTGATGCATGTTCCCATATatgccactgccagtgctgctTACCGTCCCACTGCATGCACTGTGTTGGAATATCCCTCAAAGAATCGATTTTTGGGCATGCCTCCCCCTGAATTTTAGATCTGGTGCATGTTGTGTGCAGACATTTTATGTTTCTTACACTATTTTGTGCTTGATTATGCCTGCTCATGTCAGTTCTGTGCAATGACAGACTGATGATTGGTACTTTTGGAAAACACTGCCATTAGTAATAATGAGAACATCTGGTAAGCTGGCAGCTTTACTCCAGATGTTACATTATCCACATGATACTGATGCTTCGTTTAAAACTGAGCATCCATTTTATCTGAGCATTCAGCTTTTGCTTTTATGATTCTAGCACAGGAACTGGGGATTTCAGCTACCACTGAACTGGAACAACCAACACTGACTCTAGACTgaacttgctgctgtgcattactGTCAGTACATTTAAAGTTACTGTAGTTACTGTACAAGTATGTTGTTGGAACACTTAAATCTATCATAAGTATTTTCATTTCACAGAATGCCAAATCTTAGAGCCAAACCTTTGAGAAGTTTAGCACTTTAATACTGAAAGATTTAGATCTCTACTTAAACTGTAGAAAaccctttttattttctgatgcCAGCATCCTTTAAATCTGGAACAGTGATCTCCTTGCCCTCTTGACTTAATCACAAAATACAGTAATGTGGTGTTCTATTTCAGGCCAGATCTTCAACactaatgttaaaaaaaaaaagctgtcatgCAAATCAGTAGCAAGAACATGTAGGACATAAGGGAACTAATTATATTTCAATTTCACATTGGTAGTTATAAATTGTTTCTGTATCCTTTAAACTTTCAATTTAATGAATTCTGTTTACATTTTAGTCCCAGAGGTAGAAGGGGAAACAGACAGCATTAGTGCCCTGTGCTCTCAGATCACCAGTGCTTTCAGCACACCATCAGAAGATCCTTTCTCTTCGGCCCCCATGACAAAACCAGTGACAGTAGTTGCACCACAGTCTCCTGCCTTTCAAGGTTTGTGATTTCTTTGGATGCTGGATGAGGCTTGAATGCACATAATGTTGCTTTCTAGTAACACATGGTCTTAATTTCTTGTGCAAGTCCTGTTACCAGTATTTTGGGTGAATGCATCCTGCTTTATTCATCTTGTCTGTTTaatttttctgtggttttgtttttaacaaTAAGTTCATGCACCTACCACACAATAGTTATCTCTAAAAGGAACTGGCTTTGAGGTAATGGCTATTTTATCATTCTGCCTCCTGAACTGCATAGGAGTGTGTCACAGGAACCAAATCTCGCAAGGGAAGGGATTTTGTGCTACCACAATTACTGTTTTTTACACAAATTCTTAGATAAGTTGTGGAAAAATGCCAGCTATAGAACTCATAGCAGCCATTGGTATTCATTTCACTGCTATGCTTTTATAGAAGTTGTGTGAAAAAAGAACCTCTCCATGTGAATTGTAGTTATTGTTACTTTGTATCtacaaagtggttttttttttttttttaatctaaaattaACTGTACAATAACTACTGGTGAGCCATATCTCTTCCTTATAGGAACAACAAATTTAACTTCAGTCAGTCATCAGAACTCAAGGCCTCCTAACGGACATCAAAATCCACCATCCCATGATTCTTTTAACAAGTGTTGGCTTGGTGAAATGAGATTTACTCTCTGTATTGGCTGTCAGTCCAGTTTGGCTAATTACCCGAACTCCTGTCATGTGGAAGTGTCTAAAAGTGTTGTATGTGGATAGGTATGACCCAGCCCACTAATACTCCAGTCACGTGCATGCCTTGCATGAATTAATCGCACTGATGTTGTCTGCTCCCATTTTAGTTAATGGCACTGCCTCTGCCTTCTGTGTGCTTGCTGCTAAACCATCCCAAGCTGCTGTAGTGTCCACAGCTATGCCAGTTCGTGAAACCAATCCTTGGGCTCATGCTCCTGCTGCTAATACTGGAGCTGCAGCCGTGGTCGCTGGTAAGAGTGGAAGTAGATCCGGTGCACTGCTATAAGAACTTGGATCAAAAGCATAATTGAGCCCCTGAGACAATTGTCAGTGCCCCTTAATGGCAAGTGGAAGGAACAGGAACAAAAGCTGGAAGTAGTAGTGTTTTGCACTAGTGGATGGAGGGAAGCGATGAATTTGCTGGTGCTAGGTCTGTAACCTGGACTGATTCTTATTTTGGCAGCATTTTATAAAATCAGTGCTTAAAAAGGAAGTAATGAAGTTGTATGCAAATTTGTGTGTATGAAAGGGAAAGAGTCTGTGTGTATCCAAAAAAATTTCATGTGTTCTTTTCACTCATGTACATAAGGAGGGATTAAGTGTGTTGCTTAAAGGCttagaagttcatttcttctgcttAGTAAGTTTAGTGTGTTTTAAGGCCCTCCAGGCCTTGTCTGCACCGTGTAAGGTGAAATAGTCACCCATGTGGGCACATAGGCTAGAAGGCTGCAGTCTGAGTTCCTTCCTGTCATGGTGTAAGCGCCACTCCACGAGAGAAACTTGGCTAGTGAAACAGTAGGTTCTGCTTGGCCTTGTAAGAGCACCAGACTTTGTCTGTAAAACAGTTTCTTAGACCTTTGTGCTCTGAGTCCACCCATCCTGAGCTGTGCATTCAGAAACTGATACTTCCCAGTTAGGGGGATTAGTGATTGTGGACCAGATCATTGCCACCAAGTTATGAGTGCAGGCAGCAGCTTTCCTTTGTACCCTAAAGTCTTAGATGTCtgctaagaaggaaaaaaaccataaATCTCCACTTTAGTGAAGAAGCACTTACCTACCTCATCTTGAAGAATGTCTTCCTAGAACAGAACAGTACAGTGGATGCATAAAGATGCTTCCAATGgtgggagcatctttcagtcatGTCACTGTGTGTTCTTGTGTACACCCTCCAGTCTTTCTAACCAATAGAAGGATGAGGAGTGGAAATATTAGTGACTTGTCCATGCTTTCCCTCCCAGGCACCGAATGGAGCAGCACCTCCTCAGGTGCGGCCTCACCGAGTCTCTTCCAAGGAAATCACAGACGTACTCCCTCAGAGGCAGACCGCTGGTTGGAAGAGGTCTCAAAGACTGTCAGAGCCCAACAGCAGCCaacctcagccccagccccacagccactgctccagcctcctccagcagctccagcctcccaGTCGGCACCAGCCTTCCCAGTCAGCACCTTCATCGCGCCTCAGCCCGTGCCGGTGGGCGTGGTACCGCCCATGCAGCCGGCATTTATTCCGGCTCAGCCCTACGCTGTAGCGAACGGGATGACCTATGCAGCCCCGAGCGTCCCTGTGGTGGGGATCACACCTTCCCAGATGGTGGCCAACGTCTTCGGTACTGCCAGCCACGCTCCAGCGGCCCACccgcaccagtcccccagcctggCGAAGCAGCAGCCGGTCCCTCAGTACGACagcggcagcgccaccgccagcccCTTCTTCCACCCGCCCGCGCAGCACAACGGCTCCGCCGCCTTCAACGGCGTGGAGGGCGGCAGGTGGGCGGCCGAGGACAGGCAGGCGCAGCCCGGCCCGCAGCTCGACCCCTTCGAGGCGCAGTGGGCGGCGCTGGAGGGCAAGGCCAAGCAGCGCACCAACCCCTCCCCCACCAACCCCTTCTCCAGTGACCTACAGAAAACGTTCGAGATCGAACTCTGAGCGCTCCGGGGGAAGATGAATTGTACATTAGGCTAGAGGGATGAAGGGAGCGGAGGGGACTGTTTCTGATCAGTTTGCTTTGATAATCCCAACGGTCCCTTCGAATAAAATGGGTTAGAAAGAGGGAGCAATTTTGGGGAGGATGGAAACGCGCGGAGAATTTAATGTGCAGTTTTAAAAAGGAATCCTGGAGCCACCCCAGTCTGCATTCCCTCGTCTCTTGGAAAGCTGGAAGTCAAATGGAGCG is drawn from Melospiza melodia melodia isolate bMelMel2 chromosome 6, bMelMel2.pri, whole genome shotgun sequence and contains these coding sequences:
- the NUMB gene encoding protein numb homolog isoform X8, whose translation is MNKLRQSFRRKKDVYVPEASRPHQWQTDEEGVRTGKCSFPVKYLGHVEVDESRGMHICEDAVKRLKSERKFFKGFFGKSGKKAVKAVLWVSADGLRVVDEKTKDLIVDQTIEKVSFCAPDRNFDRAFSYICRDGTTRRWICHCFMAVKDTGERLSHAVGCAFAACLERKQKREKECGVTATFDASRTTFTREGSFRVTTATEQAEREEIMRQMPDAKAVETEVKTVAPGAAPNNTAPSSGSPTSPTAEVAASVDKETSNPHAIPRRHAPIEQLARQGSFRGFPALSQKMSPFKRQLSLRINELPSTVQRKTDFPMKNSVPEVEGETDSISALCSQITSAFSTPSEDPFSSAPMTKPVTVVAPQSPAFQGTEWSSTSSGAASPSLFQGNHRRTPSEADRWLEEVSKTVRAQQQPTSAPAPQPLLQPPPAAPASQSAPAFPVSTFIAPQPVPVGVVPPMQPAFIPAQPYAVANGMTYAAPSVPVVGITPSQMVANVFGTASHAPAAHPHQSPSLAKQQPVPQYDSGSATASPFFHPPAQHNGSAAFNGVEGGRWAAEDRQAQPGPQLDPFEAQWAALEGKAKQRTNPSPTNPFSSDLQKTFEIEL
- the NUMB gene encoding protein numb homolog isoform X2; this encodes MNKLRQSFRRKKDVYVPEASRPHQWQTDEEGVRTGKCSFPVKYLGHVEVDESRGMHICEDAVKRLKSLPTVIALDLSPLFLQERKFFKGFFGKSGKKAVKAVLWVSADGLRVVDEKTKDLIVDQTIEKVSFCAPDRNFDRAFSYICRDGTTRRWICHCFMAVKDTGERLSHAVGCAFAACLERKQKREKECGVTATFDASRTTFTREGSFRVTTATEQAEREEIMRQMPDAKVETEVKTVAPGAAPNNTAPSSGSPTSPTAEVAASVDKETSNPHAIPRRHAPIEQLARQGSFRGFPALSQKMSPFKRQLSLRINELPSTVQRKTDFPMKNSVPEVEGETDSISALCSQITSAFSTPSEDPFSSAPMTKPVTVVAPQSPAFQVNGTASAFCVLAAKPSQAAVVSTAMPVRETNPWAHAPAANTGAAAVVAGTEWSSTSSGAASPSLFQGNHRRTPSEADRWLEEVSKTVRAQQQPTSAPAPQPLLQPPPAAPASQSAPAFPVSTFIAPQPVPVGVVPPMQPAFIPAQPYAVANGMTYAAPSVPVVGITPSQMVANVFGTASHAPAAHPHQSPSLAKQQPVPQYDSGSATASPFFHPPAQHNGSAAFNGVEGGRWAAEDRQAQPGPQLDPFEAQWAALEGKAKQRTNPSPTNPFSSDLQKTFEIEL
- the NUMB gene encoding protein numb homolog isoform X7 encodes the protein MNKLRQSFRRKKDVYVPEASRPHQWQTDEEGVRTGKCSFPVKYLGHVEVDESRGMHICEDAVKRLKSLPTVIALDLSPLFLQERKFFKGFFGKSGKKAVKAVLWVSADGLRVVDEKTKDLIVDQTIEKVSFCAPDRNFDRAFSYICRDGTTRRWICHCFMAVKDTGERLSHAVGCAFAACLERKQKREKECGVTATFDASRTTFTREGSFRVTTATEQAEREEIMRQMPDAKVETEVKTVAPGAAPNNTAPSSGSPTSPTAEVAASVDKETSNPHAIPRRHAPIEQLARQGSFRGFPALSQKMSPFKRQLSLRINELPSTVQRKTDFPMKNSVPEVEGETDSISALCSQITSAFSTPSEDPFSSAPMTKPVTVVAPQSPAFQGTEWSSTSSGAASPSLFQGNHRRTPSEADRWLEEVSKTVRAQQQPTSAPAPQPLLQPPPAAPASQSAPAFPVSTFIAPQPVPVGVVPPMQPAFIPAQPYAVANGMTYAAPSVPVVGITPSQMVANVFGTASHAPAAHPHQSPSLAKQQPVPQYDSGSATASPFFHPPAQHNGSAAFNGVEGGRWAAEDRQAQPGPQLDPFEAQWAALEGKAKQRTNPSPTNPFSSDLQKTFEIEL
- the NUMB gene encoding protein numb homolog isoform X4, coding for MNKLRQSFRRKKDVYVPEASRPHQWQTDEEGVRTGKCSFPVKYLGHVEVDESRGMHICEDAVKRLKSSGKKAVKAVLWVSADGLRVVDEKTKDLIVDQTIEKVSFCAPDRNFDRAFSYICRDGTTRRWICHCFMAVKDTGERLSHAVGCAFAACLERKQKREKECGVTATFDASRTTFTREGSFRVTTATEQAEREEIMRQMPDAKAVETEVKTVAPGAAPNNTAPSSGSPTSPTAEVAASVDKETSNPHAIPRRHAPIEQLARQGSFRGFPALSQKMSPFKRQLSLRINELPSTVQRKTDFPMKNSVPEVEGETDSISALCSQITSAFSTPSEDPFSSAPMTKPVTVVAPQSPAFQVNGTASAFCVLAAKPSQAAVVSTAMPVRETNPWAHAPAANTGAAAVVAGTEWSSTSSGAASPSLFQGNHRRTPSEADRWLEEVSKTVRAQQQPTSAPAPQPLLQPPPAAPASQSAPAFPVSTFIAPQPVPVGVVPPMQPAFIPAQPYAVANGMTYAAPSVPVVGITPSQMVANVFGTASHAPAAHPHQSPSLAKQQPVPQYDSGSATASPFFHPPAQHNGSAAFNGVEGGRWAAEDRQAQPGPQLDPFEAQWAALEGKAKQRTNPSPTNPFSSDLQKTFEIEL